The DNA region ATGTCCTGTTTCAGACTGGTTGCTTTAATATTAATTTTATTGTCAACACAATTATGTTTCTCCCAAGAGCATACTAGCAAAAAAACGAAGTATGACACTCTCTATATTATAAGTTACTCTCATTTACTTACAACAAAAGGAACATTTATAATCAGAGGCAATAACTTTAATATTTACGATAAAACCAGCAAAAGAAGCTTAAAGTATAAACCTAATCAAAGCCTGGCAATGGGATTTGCAGGTTATCACAAAAAAATCGGTCTTGAGCTTGCATTCAATCTCCCTTTCATCAATAATGATAATGATAAGTATGGTAAAACATACCAGAGAGATTTGCACGCCAGCAGATATGGCAGGAAAACGATCATTGACCTGAACCTTCAGACTTATAAAGGTTTTTACATTGAAAATGCCAAAGAACTAAACCCTTCATGGAATTCAAAACTTGATCCTTATCCTAAAAGACCGGATATCTCTACAATAGCTTTAGGAGGTAGTTTTTATTATATTCTTAATTCCAGTCGTTTTTCATACCGTGCAGCATTCATCCAGGATGAAGCTCAAAAGCAAAGAGCTGGATCTCTTTTGTTAGGTGGTTATGTAAACTATTTTAATCTTCGGTCAGATTCAAGCATCATACCCATACAGCTTGAATCAGCTTTTTCCGACAGAGCATATTTGATCAAAGGGAAAACCCTAACATTTGGAGCAGGAGTTGGTTATGCCTATACTTTAGTAATCCGAAAGCATTTCTTCATAACTCTTTCTGCAATTCCAGGTATTGCATTGGTAAATTTTGAAGGTCAAAAAGAAAACATGGATTATTTTTACACCAAAACAAAAATTGCATTAAGATCCCAAATCCGTTTTGCAACAGGATATAATAGAGGTAAGTTCTATGCGGGATTCAATTTAACGACCGATAATATTTCAATGGACAACTCAGAGCAATCGTCAATAAACTACCACCTTGGCAACATCAGATTTTATGCTGGACGCCGCTTTGACTTGAGTAAAATCATAAGTAAATTTTAATTCCTCATTTTATGAAAAAATATTTTTTCCCATTAGGCCTTGTTTATTTTTTAGCACTTCTCACTTCTTGTGCAACTCGCAAACCTGAGAGGTACCTTAATCAGGCCATGCAATCAGAGCCATATGATGTCATTATTGTTCCCGGAATCCCTTATCCATATGAAAATGGCAACTGGCATCCTGTAATGAAAATAAGAGTCTACTGGTCTGAATATCTTTATAAAAAAGGTATTGCCAAAAATATTATTTATTCCGGAAGTGCTGTATATACTCCTTATGTTGAAAGTAAGATTATGGCATTATATGGTGAAGCTCTTGGCATTCCTAAAGAGAAAATTTTTGCAGAAACCAAAGCTGAGCATAGCACAGAAAACCTCTATTACTCTTATAAGATGGCCCAGAAAATGGGATTTAAAAGAATTGCACTGGCAACTGATCCTTATCAGGATAAGTTATTAAGAAGGTTTGGTAAAAAATTTAAACTTGATGTAGCCCATATCCCTATTGTATTTGACACATTAAAACAAATCAACAAAATAGATCCTAAGATCATAGACTCTACAGCTCAGGTCCAAAACTTCATCAGCATCACAGAAAGGGAAAGTTTTTGGAAACGTTGGAAAGGAACTTTAGGAAAGAATATCAATTTTGAAGAAGAATAAATACTCCACTAACATTTTCAACACTACTGAGGTTAAATCATAACACTGCAAGTTTTTTGAAAATGGTAAAAGTAGCACTAACCACAATCCTTATATTAATTAATACTTTTAATATTTGCCTCGCACAGACCAGCCCTTATAGAGTCAGAGCGATTGATGTTATTTCAATTCCTGTAGCAGGTGGCCTTAGTTTACTTGGATTAAAAGAGCTGAGGGCCAAACCAAGACTGGACAGTGCTTATGTAGTGACTTTAAGTCCGGCCGATGTTAATGCATTTGACAGAGGAGCAACCCGCAGGGATTATAATAATGCAGGAGTCTTTTCAGATGCAGCTTTGTATACTTCTATTGCGATTCCGTTTTTAACTCTACTGGATAAAAACATAAGGCATGACGGATTAAAAATAGTAACACTATATCTGGAAACTATGGGCGCCATGGGTGTAATATATACTTGGGGAGTGAGTCAGACCAGAAGAAAACGACCTTATGTTTATAATGCGGAAGTGGAAATGGAAAAAAGGACGGGGAAAGGCGCTTTAAACTCATTCTTTGCAGGACATCCTGCCGCGGCGGCGGCTTCCACTTTTTTTGCAGCAAAAGTTCTTCATGACTATTACCCTGACATGAAAAATGAGTGGATTATATGGACTGTAGCCTCAATTCCTCCTGCACTTGTAGGATATTTCAGATACCAAAACGGACAGCATTTCCCAACTGATATCATTGCTGGCCTTCCGATCGGTGTTGCCTTAGGAATTTTAATTCCGGAAATTCATAAAAAGAAGAAAGATTCAAATATTTCTATCATACCAACATATATCAATCAAACAGGAATTGTGGCCCTTACTTATAAGTTCTGATAATCCTGGGAGTTTTAACTTGAGAATTTTCCTCAAGAATATTTTTACAACCAGTTTGGACAAATTCAGTCAAATCCTTTAGAACAATAGTAAAATCTTTTCTGAATTCCACATAGCTTTCAAGAAAATCTGTAAGGGCATATTCGAAATTTCCCTTTAAAGTATCTCTTTTGGCCATTAGTTTTATGTATTTATGAACGCCATTCATAGTTTCAAGGAGACCAAACAGATTATTAGAAATTATGAAAGGCAAAAGTCTATTCATTTTATAGGGAAATACGGAATGAAATTCCAGTAAATCCTGATAAAGATTTTGAACAAAGTCGAGAAATGGATATCCGGATCTTTCTTTCCATGTGGATGCTAAAAGATGATCATACAAGAGATCCACAACATCTTCCGTATATTTTGAAAACTTAGGGCTTAAACGTTTCTGACTTGCAAGATAAAAAGAATGGGACCTTTTAAATTTAGTAACAAGATGATTTGCGAGAATACCTTTCCTGATTTCCGAGCCATAATTATCAACTTTTGCTGGTTTTACATTTGAGCCAATAAAACTTCCAACCATGATATCTTTTGATTCGGAAAGGAATAAATAAGTGTTTAAAAGAAATCCCATAATGGTTAATTTAAATTGGATCAGAAAGATCCGGTTTAAATAAGTGTATGGATGTAAAACAAATATTGACTCAAAAAATTCGAAGCCTTCAAAAAATCAGTATTATCACTGAATCTTCATCTCTTCCACAAACTGTATAATCTCTGGAAAAAAAGCGTTAAACTCTTCTTTATACAAATCATAATCCTTAATAAGAGCATTGCAGGCAGTCTCCATTCGGGAATGAAAAGTTGCCCGCCTTGACATTCCCTCAAAAGTTCTCTCAAGTGATTTTATTTCTGAATAATTGTAAAGCCAGTTTTGGTTTCTCATATGGGTCAGGAGAAACTTAATATGGTCCGAAAGATATTGAGGATAGCTTTCCAATAAATCATAAGAGGCCTGAGCGAAGTCTTTAAGCGAGATTTCAGGATAATAATTTCCCCATTCTACTGCCAAAAAATGGTCATAGAAAATATCAACAATAACAGGAGAATATTTTCCATACTCAGTATATAACCTCTGTTTGCTCTTTTTTACCCAAGCATTCTTATCTGTAAATTCATCAATACTTCTATGAAGCACTATACCTGGTAAAACTTCAGGAGATAGCTCTTTTAATTCCTTTCCCCTTATTCCATCCGCAATAAAATTCCCTACGATAACTTCATCAGAAAGACTCCTTGACAAATATAAATGCCCCAGAAAATTCATCTATTATTCTGCTTTCTTCTTAAAATTTTTGAAAATATTTACTCCCAGGCCAAATTCGAAATACACTCCATTTTCTCGTTTATCAGGAAAGTTTTCTGTTTTAAAGTGAGTATTCATGTATCCTAACTGAAATTGAGAATAAAATCTGGATCCGAAATAAGTTTTTAAACCCGTAAGGAGAATGAGAGAATTTCCTTTAGAAATTACAGTTGCTCCCCCTCCATAAAAAAGTCCCTCTTCCTTTCTTGATCCGTATCCGGCAGAAACGATCCATCTCCAATTATAAAATATTTTTGATAATGGCATTATTTCCTGATAAACCCCAACCGCCCAATAGTCGTTCCCAGGCGCCAGTCTTAAAGTAGTGTTGAGAACCTGGATATCAGCTGCTGGAATAGGAGAAAAATTAACTCCTCCTATTCCATCATAAATTCCTAAATTAAATTTCTTTTTTTCGGGAGGGATAATCTGTCCAACGCTATTGAAATAGGACAAAAGACACAATGTTGTCAGTACCGTGCGTACAATCATTAAACTCAATTTTTACTGAATATAGTAAAAATTGAGGAATTAATATTAACTCAATTTGAATCCTGGTAATGAAAGAATTTACAGCAATTCTCTTATTTTTACTTCTTCCCTTCCAATCACAGCTTTATTACCTTTAATTAATATCGGGCGTTCAATAAGAACCGGATTTTCAGATAAAATTTTAATCCATTGCTTATCCGTAAAGGACTTACCTTTATAATTTTCAACAAAAAGAGGTTCTTTCTTTCTTACCAAATCCTCAGGTTTTATTTTAAGCTTGGCTATGATATCCTGTAACTCCTCTATCGTGAGGGGATTTTTCAGATATTCTATTATTTCAGGATTTTCACCAGATTCTGTCAGAATAGCCAAGGCTTGCCTGCTTTTGGTACATCTGGGATTGTGTAATATTTGAATCATTATTTAATCGTCTCTATTATTAAGTTATGATTAGTATAAATACAGATATCCCCTGCTATATTCAGACTTTCTCTAACAATCTCTTCTGCAGAAAGGTGAGGTGCGTGCTTTTTTAATGCCAGTGCTGCAGATTGCGCATACATTGCCCCCGAACCAATTGCAGCGATCTGATTGTCAGGCTCAATAACATCGCCAGTTCCGGAAACAATCAGAATTTCATCTTTATCAGCCGCAATTAGCATTGCTTCGAGTTTTCTCAGATATCTGTCAGTCCTCCAGTCTTTTGCAAGTTCAATTGCCCCTCTTTTCAAATTCCCTCCATAAGAATTCAGCTTTTCTTCCAATCTCTCAAGTAATGTAAAAGCGTCAGCAGTGCTTCCGGCAAAGCCACAAATGATCTTTCCGTCAAATAATTTTCTGATTTTCTTAACATTACTTTTAGCAATTGTATTGCCCAGTGTTGCCTGTCCATCAGCTCCGATAGCAACTTCACCTTTATGAATTACAGAAATTACAGTTGTTGATTTAATTTTTTCCATTTACTTAAAAATCTTTAAAAAATTTAAATACACTTCACTCTTATAAACAAATAAGCCTCCCGGATGTTGAGAGGCTTATTCTTTTATTTTTTACTAAACCAGAATTCTAACCGGATCTTCCAAGAAGTCTTTCAGAGTTTGAAGGAATGCAGATCCAACTGCTCCATCCAATGCTCTGTGATCGCATGATAGAGTAAGTTTCATCACATTACCTATTTTTATTTCACCGTTTTTAACGATTGGTAGTTGTTTAATGCCTCCAACTGCTAGAATTGCGGCATCCGGAGGATTGATAATTGCTGTAAATTCTTCTATACCGAACATTCCCAGGTTCGATATAGTAAATGTATTTCCAGACATTTCAGCAGGTGTCAGTTTTTTATTTTTTGCTTTTCCACCCAGCTCTTTTACTTCTGTTCCTATCTGAGATAATGATTTATTATCAGCAAATTTCAAAACAGGCACAAGAAGGCCTTCTTCAACCGCAACTGCAACACCTATATGGATATGATGATTATATCTTATTTTATCACCTAACCAAGACGAATTTACTTTCGGATGCTTTCTTAAAGCTGCTGCCGTGGCCTTTATTACCATGTCGTTGAAAGAAATTTTGACAGGAGCAACCTCATTGATGCTTGCTCTTGCCTCGATTGCCTTATCCATGTTTACTTCCATAGTCAGATAGAAGTGAGGAGCCCCGAATTTA from Sporocytophaga myxococcoides includes:
- a CDS encoding DUF4421 family protein, with the protein product MSCFRLVALILILLSTQLCFSQEHTSKKTKYDTLYIISYSHLLTTKGTFIIRGNNFNIYDKTSKRSLKYKPNQSLAMGFAGYHKKIGLELAFNLPFINNDNDKYGKTYQRDLHASRYGRKTIIDLNLQTYKGFYIENAKELNPSWNSKLDPYPKRPDISTIALGGSFYYILNSSRFSYRAAFIQDEAQKQRAGSLLLGGYVNYFNLRSDSSIIPIQLESAFSDRAYLIKGKTLTFGAGVGYAYTLVIRKHFFITLSAIPGIALVNFEGQKENMDYFYTKTKIALRSQIRFATGYNRGKFYAGFNLTTDNISMDNSEQSSINYHLGNIRFYAGRRFDLSKIISKF
- a CDS encoding YdcF family protein, producing MKKYFFPLGLVYFLALLTSCATRKPERYLNQAMQSEPYDVIIVPGIPYPYENGNWHPVMKIRVYWSEYLYKKGIAKNIIYSGSAVYTPYVESKIMALYGEALGIPKEKIFAETKAEHSTENLYYSYKMAQKMGFKRIALATDPYQDKLLRRFGKKFKLDVAHIPIVFDTLKQINKIDPKIIDSTAQVQNFISITERESFWKRWKGTLGKNINFEEE
- a CDS encoding phosphatase PAP2 family protein; the protein is MVKVALTTILILINTFNICLAQTSPYRVRAIDVISIPVAGGLSLLGLKELRAKPRLDSAYVVTLSPADVNAFDRGATRRDYNNAGVFSDAALYTSIAIPFLTLLDKNIRHDGLKIVTLYLETMGAMGVIYTWGVSQTRRKRPYVYNAEVEMEKRTGKGALNSFFAGHPAAAAASTFFAAKVLHDYYPDMKNEWIIWTVASIPPALVGYFRYQNGQHFPTDIIAGLPIGVALGILIPEIHKKKKDSNISIIPTYINQTGIVALTYKF
- a CDS encoding ACP phosphodiesterase; its protein translation is MGFLLNTYLFLSESKDIMVGSFIGSNVKPAKVDNYGSEIRKGILANHLVTKFKRSHSFYLASQKRLSPKFSKYTEDVVDLLYDHLLASTWKERSGYPFLDFVQNLYQDLLEFHSVFPYKMNRLLPFIISNNLFGLLETMNGVHKYIKLMAKRDTLKGNFEYALTDFLESYVEFRKDFTIVLKDLTEFVQTGCKNILEENSQVKTPRIIRTYK
- a CDS encoding acyl carrier protein phosphodiesterase, giving the protein MNFLGHLYLSRSLSDEVIVGNFIADGIRGKELKELSPEVLPGIVLHRSIDEFTDKNAWVKKSKQRLYTEYGKYSPVIVDIFYDHFLAVEWGNYYPEISLKDFAQASYDLLESYPQYLSDHIKFLLTHMRNQNWLYNYSEIKSLERTFEGMSRRATFHSRMETACNALIKDYDLYKEEFNAFFPEIIQFVEEMKIQ
- the arsC gene encoding arsenate reductase (glutaredoxin) (This arsenate reductase requires both glutathione and glutaredoxin to convert arsenate to arsenite, after which the efflux transporter formed by ArsA and ArsB can extrude the arsenite from the cell, providing resistance.), whose product is MIQILHNPRCTKSRQALAILTESGENPEIIEYLKNPLTIEELQDIIAKLKIKPEDLVRKKEPLFVENYKGKSFTDKQWIKILSENPVLIERPILIKGNKAVIGREEVKIRELL
- the hslV gene encoding ATP-dependent protease subunit HslV yields the protein MEKIKSTTVISVIHKGEVAIGADGQATLGNTIAKSNVKKIRKLFDGKIICGFAGSTADAFTLLERLEEKLNSYGGNLKRGAIELAKDWRTDRYLRKLEAMLIAADKDEILIVSGTGDVIEPDNQIAAIGSGAMYAQSAALALKKHAPHLSAEEIVRESLNIAGDICIYTNHNLIIETIK